A genomic window from Candidatus Poribacteria bacterium includes:
- a CDS encoding phytanoyl-CoA dioxygenase family protein, with protein MGLTEEERFRFDLTGFLVRPAILTPDEVAAIVDQADRIQHNPESLPPEHRAIPGGAASVLIDHPKVVEVLHEIIGPDVRLEACGLTWRLKGESHGELHGGGPGQADPIFGYRVQNGRIHAGMVRVVFELTDVKKEDGATCFIAGSHKANFPMHPDHMSWEDGKESEFLVRYECPAGSAIFFTENLCHAGPIWKRDTPRVAILHAYAHLATHWHRLKIPPEVMAGLPREKQVYFREPWIADFRTSPATINTIERFMGNDEPPVNTDHQP; from the coding sequence ATGGGGTTGACCGAAGAGGAACGTTTCCGGTTTGACTTAACCGGTTTTTTAGTCCGTCCGGCGATTTTGACACCCGATGAAGTTGCTGCAATCGTCGATCAAGCCGATCGAATTCAGCACAATCCTGAGTCCCTACCGCCGGAGCATCGAGCCATTCCGGGCGGTGCCGCAAGTGTGCTGATTGATCACCCAAAGGTTGTCGAGGTATTGCACGAGATCATCGGTCCCGATGTCCGACTGGAGGCTTGTGGGTTGACTTGGCGGTTAAAGGGGGAGTCGCACGGTGAACTGCACGGCGGTGGGCCGGGACAAGCGGATCCTATCTTTGGCTATCGTGTCCAGAACGGTCGGATTCACGCTGGGATGGTACGGGTTGTTTTTGAACTGACTGATGTGAAGAAGGAGGACGGTGCGACCTGTTTCATCGCCGGCAGCCACAAGGCAAACTTCCCGATGCACCCGGATCATATGTCGTGGGAGGACGGGAAAGAGAGCGAGTTTCTGGTGCGCTACGAATGTCCGGCTGGCAGCGCCATCTTTTTTACGGAGAACCTCTGTCATGCGGGACCGATCTGGAAACGCGATACACCACGGGTCGCCATTCTCCACGCGTATGCACATCTTGCTACGCATTGGCATCGGCTGAAGATTCCACCCGAGGTAATGGCAGGCTTGCCGCGTGAAAAGCAGGTTTATTTCCGCGAGCCGTGGATTGCCGATTTCCGAACTTCTCCCGCAACTATTAATACGATTGAACGTTTTATGGGTAACGATGAACCGCCGGTAAATACAGATCATCAACCTTGA
- a CDS encoding phytanoyl-CoA dioxygenase family protein produces the protein MGMTEEERFRFDLAGFLVRPAILTPDEVAAIVDQADRIRHNPESLPPEHQAIPGGAASLLIDHPKVIEVLHEIIGPDIRLEACGLTWRMKGESHGELHGGARGQADPIFGYRVQNDRIHAGMVRVVFELTDVKKEDGATCFIVGSHKRNFPMHPDHMSWEDGKESEFLMRYECSAGSAIFFTENLCHAGPVWKRDTPRIAILHAYAHLATHWHRLTIPPEVMAGLPREKQAYFREPWIADFRTRPATHNTMERFINNDEPSVNTDHRP, from the coding sequence ATGGGCATGACCGAAGAGGAGCGTTTCCGGTTTGACTTAGCCGGTTTTTTAGTCCGCCCGGCGATTCTGACGCCTGATGAAGTTGCTGCAATCGTTGACCAAGCCGACCGGATCCGGCACAATCCTGAATCCTTACCGCCGGAGCATCAAGCCATTCCGGGTGGTGCCGCAAGTCTATTGATTGATCACCCAAAGGTGATTGAGGTGCTACACGAAATCATCGGTCCCGATATCCGGCTTGAGGCTTGTGGGTTGACTTGGCGAATGAAGGGGGAGTCGCACGGCGAACTGCACGGCGGTGCACGGGGACAGGCGGATCCGATTTTCGGTTATCGTGTCCAGAATGATCGGATTCACGCTGGGATGGTACGAGTGGTTTTTGAACTGACCGATGTGAAGAAAGAGGACGGCGCGACCTGTTTCATCGTGGGCAGCCACAAGCGAAACTTCCCGATGCATCCGGATCATATGTCGTGGGAGGATGGGAAAGAGAGCGAGTTTTTAATGCGTTACGAATGCTCTGCGGGTAGTGCCATCTTTTTTACGGAGAACCTCTGTCATGCGGGACCTGTCTGGAAACGTGATACGCCGCGTATTGCCATTCTCCATGCTTACGCCCATCTTGCCACCCATTGGCATCGGTTGACGATTCCACCCGAAGTGATGGCGGGTTTGCCGCGTGAAAAGCAGGCATATTTCCGTGAGCCGTGGATTGCCGATTTCCGAACTCGCCCGGCGACTCATAATACAATGGAACGTTTTATAAACAACGATGAGCCATCGGTGAATACCGATCACCGGCCTTGA
- a CDS encoding phytanoyl-CoA dioxygenase family protein, which yields MGLTEEERFRFDLTGFLIRPAILTPDEIAGIRDQIYHIHHDPESLPLEHRAVPSGPSSVLIDHPKVIDVLHKIIGPDIRLENSYCVWRRKGEAHGDLHGGGPQQADPIFGYRVRNGRIHAGMVRVVFELTDVGKEDGGTHFIVGSHKANFPMHPDHMSLEPGKRSPFLMSYDCPAGSAVFFTENLCHAGPIWQREEPRVTVLNAYAHLATHWHRLTIPPEVIAGLPREKQAYFREPWVADFRTRPATHNTMERFIDNDELSVNTDHRP from the coding sequence ATGGGGTTGACTGAAGAGGAACGTTTCCGTTTCGATTTGACCGGTTTTCTGATACGTCCAGCTATTCTTACACCAGATGAGATTGCTGGGATTAGGGATCAGATATACCATATCCACCACGATCCAGAATCGTTACCTCTAGAACATCGCGCTGTGCCGAGTGGTCCGTCGAGTGTGCTAATTGATCACCCAAAGGTCATTGACGTGCTGCACAAAATTATTGGACCCGATATTCGGCTTGAGAACAGCTACTGTGTCTGGCGTCGAAAAGGGGAGGCGCACGGAGACCTTCACGGCGGAGGACCCCAACAGGCGGACCCTATCTTCGGCTACCGCGTTCGGAACGGACGGATTCATGCGGGAATGGTACGGGTTGTCTTTGAACTGACCGATGTTGGCAAGGAGGATGGTGGGACACATTTCATTGTCGGCAGCCACAAGGCGAATTTTCCGATGCACCCGGATCATATGTCGTTGGAGCCGGGGAAGCGAAGTCCGTTCTTGATGAGCTATGACTGCCCAGCCGGTAGTGCGGTCTTTTTCACGGAAAACCTCTGTCACGCAGGTCCCATCTGGCAGCGGGAAGAGCCGCGCGTGACGGTGCTCAATGCCTACGCCCATCTTGCCACCCATTGGCACCGACTTACGATTCCCCCTGAAGTGATAGCTGGACTGCCACGAGAAAAGCAGGCATATTTCCGTGAGCCGTGGGTTGCTGATTTCCGTACCCGTCCAGCAACCCACAATACAATGGAACGTTTTATCGACAACGATGAACTGTCGGTGAATACCGATCACCGCCCCTGA